A stretch of Henckelia pumila isolate YLH828 chromosome 4, ASM3356847v2, whole genome shotgun sequence DNA encodes these proteins:
- the LOC140862396 gene encoding F-box/FBD/LRR-repeat protein At2g26030-like, with the protein MDGSIQSDRNADYKLKAAGMGDEEKHADKKARADVDIISNMPESIISKILSLLPTKDVLRTSVLSKDWEYKWTGIYNIDINDMDRILLKSTRKTSVANCVDRIFILSRNSSLTRFCLSFRHKYDTRRMITWISAALMRNVQELDIIYNHEGVVVPRCLFDCTRLTTLKLQLPCVFRPVQDWSSNLKVLNLAQVEIVNEHAPCTRRLVFRFLVLETFGLDRCKWVNVDFVEIHAPSLTKLYVEKHSDPQPDSFRIKICRAKLERFDFRGSFLERFDLSSSSLLCASIDFLGFALDLEATRKNGLNARLLLKECSGLTHILLSGSMLQAIILSKQGPSLPKFNTVKQLDIFTRGSSELLLEFLRSTPSLERIRLNMGLWEDYDYGLVEYIPPCIVSRLNDVHFNGFKGEQPQVRLAEFLLKNAQGLKKMSGLLRKKSQEQHAEMDFWTSLKRVFGDGGFAVSSSRRTVTTVADFERCFGI; encoded by the exons ATGGACGGAagcattcaatctgatagaaatGCAGATTATAAGCTGAAAGCAGCTGGAATGGGTGATGAGGAGAAGCATGCAGATAAGAAAGCCAGAGCTGACGTAGATATTATTAGTAATATGCCGGAAAGTATTATTAGTAAAATCCTGTCCCTCTTGCCGACCAAGGATGTTCTGCGAACTAGTGTTTTGTCCAAGGATTGGGAGTACAAGTGGACCGGGATTTACAACATAGACATCAATGACATGGATCGTATTTTACTTAAATCCACTAGGAAGACAAGTGTGGCTAACTGCGTCGATAGAATCTTCATTCTTTCCCGGAATTCCAGTTTAACAAGGTTCTGTCTTTCCTTCCGCCACAAGTATGACACTCGTCGCATGATAACATGGATATCTGCGGCGTTAATGAGGAACGTCCAAGAGTTGGACATAATTTATAATCACGAAGGTGTTGTTGTACCCCGTTGCCTTTTCGATTGTACCAGATTGACAACACTGAAGCTACAATTGCCTTGCGTTTTCCGGCCAGTCCAGGATTGGTCTTCAAACCTTAAAGTTctcaaccttgctcaagtcgAAATTGTAAACGAGCATGCTCCCTGTACTCGCCGGCTGGTGTTTCGTTTTCTGGTCTTGGAAACTTTTGGACTAGATAGATGCAAATGGGTGAACGTGGATTTTGTCGAAATCCATGCTCCATCCCTCACTAAGCTCTATGTAGAAAAGCACTCTGATCCTCAACCAGATAGCTTCCGGATCAAGATTTGCAGAGCCAAGCTTGAGAGGTTTGACTTTCGTGGTTCTTTTCTGGAGAGGTTTGATCTAAGTTCATCGTCGCTCTTGTGTGCATCAATTGATTTTCTTGGATTTGCACTCGATTTGGAAGCAACCCGCAAAAATGGATTGAATGCTCGTCTCTTGTTGAAAGAATGCTCAGGCTTAACTCATATCCTACTATCAGGTTCTATGCTGCAG GCAATCATCCTATCAAAACAAGGGCCTTCACTTCCTAAGTTCAATACTGTGAAACAGCTCGATATTTTTACAAGAGGCAGCAGCGAATTGTTGCTGGAGTTTCTTCGTTCAACGCCATCTCTTGAGCGTATTAGGTTGAATATG GGGCTGTGGGAAGATTATGACTATGGCTTAGTGGAGTATATACCTCCCTGCATTGTGTCACGGCTTAACGACGTTCATTTTAATGGGTTCAAGGGAGAGCAACCGCAAGTTCGTTTGGCAGAATTTTTGTTGAAAAACGCCCAAGGGCTGAAGAAGATGTCTGGGCTCTTGAGAAAGAAATCTCAAGAGCAGCATGCTGAAATGGATTTTTGGACTAGTCTAAAGCGGGTCTTTGGGGATGGCGGTTTCGCGGTGAGTTCGTCCAGAAGAACCGTCACAACTGTGGCGGATTTTGAACGTTGTTTTGGGATTTGA